The genomic segment GCCAACTCTCGCTTTACCATCCTCTATTTTAATCCACATCCAATCCTTTGAGTAATACAATCCTTCACGAACCTCATAGCCCTCAACATCAACCAACTCGCTCACCTCAAACCATTAACTACACTACTTGATTTAACTAAAATTAATTTAAGATTAACGTTTACCTAATTAATTTGATGAAGATAGGGCCGCTGGAAAATGTCTAAGAAAATCTTTATTTCCGGACCCATTCAAGGGATGGAGGATAAGCAGTCTTATAGAAATAGAATAAGATCTATTTTAGTCAAGTATGGTTATGAGCCTATTGATCCTTGGCAGCGTGAGAAGGTCTTATATTATGGGCGACCCGAGGAATGGTGGAGTAATGTTCCACCAAGAGATTTTATTAAAAGGGATCTTGAGGATATCGATCGATGCGATGTTTTAATTGCATATTTACCTAAGCTTTCAGCTGGAACATGCATGGAGCTTTTCTATGCTAAGCTTAGAGGTAAGAAAACTGTGACTATATGTAAACTTAAGAATCCAAGCCCATGGATCATAAAGCATTCTGATATAATTGTTAGGGATTTAAAGGAGTTAGAGAGAGTTCTGAGAGAAAGAATTTAGGGGGATTGCGCCAGTTATTTTGGTGCTTTCATTTCATGAATCTTCTCTAAGAAGTCTGATATAGATTGGGCTTTCACCAAACTTTTAACAACGATCATTTTTCCACGCAGTAGATCGAATAATCTCTTAACCTCTCTTTCTTCCAGATTTGCTATGTTTATGAAAATCATTGATGAGAAATACTGTGCAAACAGGTATGGATCTTTACGTATAACAAAGGGGCTCTGCTCGGCTACAAGCCTAAATGTTCCAACATCTTCAACCTCAATAAACTCTTGAACCATACTACATCACCATAAAGATAAAGAAGACCGCAACCAAATTAATGTTTCACCATGAAATCTCAACCTATACGCTCATTTTCTATCTCTCTCAGATGATCCTCAATAATGGTCCTTAAATTTTCAAACTTATCTGTAGATTTAATAATTTTCCCCTCTTTAATTAATCTCTTAATCTCCTCCTGGCTAGCGTAAGGCAGCCCATCAACCCACCTAATATTTATTTTGTCCGCTGAAATAACTGGCACACGGTATTTTTCAAATGTCTCTAGGGCTTGATGTGACATGGTTCCCTTAATTATCACTGTTTTTACGCCCCTTTTAACAAGTATTTCAGCGGTCGTCGATCCACCGCCGCTTGGATCTAGGATAAAGACTATGTCACCAACCTTAACATTATATAATTTAAATGATTTCTCAAGCCCTTCTCTAGTGAATGATTCTATAGGCTTTAATAGGGTTAATCCTTCCCTAGATCCCATGCTGCTCAAACGTTGGAGATCATTTAGCATCCGCTTGTAGGCTTCAATCTGGGCTTCCTGCTCTAAAATCTTGCCCTTAAGGATTCTTATCTCCTCAGTTAGTTGCTGATATTCCCGCTCACGCCTTATCTGGGCAATTTGCTCACTACGAGCCTTTTCTAAAGACTTTTTTAGATTCTCGATCTCCATAATTAAATTTTTTATTTTTAGCTGCAGCTCTTTATTTGCGGTCCTAAGAAGCCTATTTTTCTCCTTCTCGTGGATAAGCTTCCCAGTTAACTCCTCAATG from the Candidatus Bathyarchaeia archaeon genome contains:
- a CDS encoding nucleoside 2-deoxyribosyltransferase, translating into MSKKIFISGPIQGMEDKQSYRNRIRSILVKYGYEPIDPWQREKVLYYGRPEEWWSNVPPRDFIKRDLEDIDRCDVLIAYLPKLSAGTCMELFYAKLRGKKTVTICKLKNPSPWIIKHSDIIVRDLKELERVLRERI
- a CDS encoding DUF460 domain-containing protein, with product MQKLIIGIDPGLNCGLAALKLDGTPILVESHRGWSLVKIIERIREMGEPTIISSDVSPAPVLLERLSKKLNAVLFEPALSMSVEEKHRLVRSYIERYNVKVENAHEVDALAAAIKAYQHYKNKFERVDAKLKEIESNLFPDEVKDLVARGYSIARAIKTLKGEPFSAKLAPIKRINTREDKMKRIIEELTGKLIHEKEKNRLLRTANKELQLKIKNLIMEIENLKKSLEKARSEQIAQIRREREYQQLTEEIRILKGKILEQEAQIEAYKRMLNDLQRLSSMGSREGLTLLKPIESFTREGLEKSFKLYNVKVGDIVFILDPSGGGSTTAEILVKRGVKTVIIKGTMSHQALETFEKYRVPVISADKINIRWVDGLPYASQEEIKRLIKEGKIIKSTDKFENLRTIIEDHLREIENERIG